One genomic window of Conger conger chromosome 9, fConCon1.1, whole genome shotgun sequence includes the following:
- the LOC133136630 gene encoding uncharacterized protein LOC133136630 — protein MAPGTEVPMAAGIEVPMAAGTEVPMAGGTVKIEWSPAEPPPCRALPLQSPPPAEPSPCRAPPPAEPSPCRAPTLQSPHPAEPPPCRALPLPVSSPHPAEPSPCRAPALQSPPPARLQPPPCPSPGLLRT, from the coding sequence ATGGCACCCGGAACAGAGGTTCCCATGGCAGCCGGAATAGAGGTTCCCATGGCAGCTGGAACAGAGGTTCCCATGGCAGGTGGAACAGTAAAGATAGAGTGGTCCCCTGCAGAGCCCCCGCCCTGCAGAGCCCTCCCCCTGCAGAGCCCCCCCCCTGCAGAGCCCTCCCCctgcagagcccccccccctgcagagcCCTCCCCCTGCAGAGCCCCCACCCTGCAGAGCCCCCACCCTGCAGAGCCCCCCCCCTGCAGAGCCCTCCCCCTGCCCGTCTCCAGCCCCCACCCTGCAGAGCCCTCCCCCTGCAGAGCCCCCGCCCTGcagagccccccccctgcccgTCTCCAGCCCCCACCCTGCCCGTCTCCAGGGTTACTGCGCACGTAA